In the Streptomyces sp. NBC_00193 genome, TCGACGACCCCGGCCATCACCTTGGTGCCGCCGATGTCGATGCCGACGGTCGGAACGCGCGGGGCGGTCAGGTGCGACCTGCGCTCACGGGTCCCGATGGTCCGCAGGACGGTGCCTCGCGCCGCCCCCCGGTGGGCGAGCGTGAAGTCCCGGTACGTGCTCATCGAGTCGTGTCGTCCCTCAGGGTGCGGCAGGGCCCGCAGTGGGGCCGGATGCCTGGTCGGATGGAGTGGCCGATGGGGAGGCGGTTGCGCTGTCAGGTCCTGATTCTGCCACTCGCTCCAGTTCGTGGCTCAGTTCGTCGAGCTCGGAGCCGCCCGCCATCTGCCGGGTGAGCTCGTCCAGGGTGATCGAGTCACGGGTGTGGCTGCCCGCCATGGTGCCGCGCTTGAGCAGCACGAACCGGTCCCCGACCAGGTGGGCGTGGTGCGGATTGTGCGTGATCAGGACCACGCCGAGGCCCGCGTCACGGGCCGCGGCGACGTACTTGAGGACCACCCCGGACTGTTTGACGCCGAGGGCGGCGGTGGGCTCGTCGAGCACGAGGACCTTCGCGCCGAAGTGGACGGCGCGGGCGATGGCCACGCACTGCCGCTCGCCGCCGGACAGGGTGCCGATGGGCTGGTCCACGTCGCGCAGGTCGATGCCCATGCGCAGCAGCTCGGCGCGGGTGGTCCGGCGCATGAGCTCCACGTCGAGGCGGCGGAAGGGGCCGCGGCCCTTGGTGGGCTCGGACCCGAGGAAGAAGTTGCGCCAGACGGGCATGAGCGGGACCACGGCGAGGTCCTGGTAGACGGTGGCGATGCCGCGGTCGAGGGCGGCGCGCGGGTTGGCGAGGACGGTCTCCTCGCCCTCGATCTCGAAGGTGCCGGCGTCGTGCCGGTGCAGCCCCGCGATGATCTTGATGAGGGTGGACTTGCCCGCGCCGTTGTCGCCGAGGACACAGGTGATCTCGCCGGCCGAGACCTCCAGGGAGACGTCCTGGAGGGCGCGGATGTTGCCGTAGTACTTGCTGACCTCGGTCAGCTTCACCAGAGCCGGTGCGGTCTCGGACATCACTTCGCCTCCGCCCGCTTGCGGACCCATGCGTTGAGCAGCGTGGCCAGCAGCAGCATCGCGCCGAGGAAGAACTTGAACCAGTCCGGGTTCCACTGGGCGTACACGATGCCGTTGCTGGTCATGCCGAAGATGAAGGCGCCCACGGCGGAGCCGATGGCCGAGCCGTAGCCGCCGGTCATCAGACAGCCGCCGATGACGGCCGCGATGATGTAGAGGAACTCGTTGCCGACCCCCTCGCCCGACTGGACCACGTCGAACGAGAAGAGGATGTGCTGCCCGGAGATCCAGGCGCACAGTGCGACGCCCATGTACAGGCCGATACGGGTCTTCACGACCGGTACGCCGGTCGCCCGGGCGGCGTCCGCGCCGCCGCCGACGGCGAAGATCCAGTTCCCGGCGCGGGTGCGCAGCAGGATCCAGGTGGCCACGGCGACCAGGAGCAGCCACCACAGGATGGTGACCTTGAGGGTGACCGAGCCGAAGGTCCACTGCGAGGCGAAGAGCGCGCGGGCGGAGGAGAAGCCCTCCATGTCGGCGATGGTCTTGGTGGAGACCGAGCCGCTGATCAGCTTGGTGAAGCCGAGGTTCAGGCCGGTCAGCATCAGGAAGGTGCCGAGCGTGATGATGAAGCTGGGCAGTTTCGTGCGGGTCAGCATGAACCCGTTGAAGAACCCGATCCCCAGGGTGACCAGCAGCGATACGAGGACGCCCACCCAGACGTTGGCGGTCATCTGGTAGCTGAACATCGAGCTGAGCAGCGCCGACGAGGTGACCATGACCCCGGCGGACAGGTCGAACTCGCCGCCGATCATGAGCAGGGCCACGGGGACGGCCATGATGCCGATCGTGGAGGCCGAGTACAGGATCGTGCTCAGGCTGGAGGCCCGCAGGAAGCTGTCGGCGGCGAAGGAGAAGAAGACGAAGACGGCGGCCGCGCCGACCACCGCACCGAGCTCGGGCCGGCCGAGCAGGCGGCGCAGCAGCGAGGTGGGGGCGAGCCGCTCGTCGCGCGGCGAGGGGCTGGGGGCGGGGGCCCGGGTGCCGGTGGCGGTGCTCATCGGCTGCCCCGGTTGATGAACTTCTCCAGCGTGGCCGCCTCGGCCCCCGTGACGATCTGCGGCCCGGTGAGCACCGGGCGGCCGCCGCCGAGCACGTCGGCGTTGTAGCGGTAGAGCCAGAGCAGGTCCACGGCCTCGTAGCCCTGGAGGTAGGGCTGCTGGTCGACGGCGAACCCGAGGGCGCCGGACTTCAGGTCGCGGGCCACGGAGGCGTTCAGGTCGAAGGTGTCGACCTCGGCCTTGCTGCCCGCCGCGTCCTTGGCCTTGACGGCCGTGGGGGCGAAGGGCGCGCCGAGGGTGAGGATCGCGTCGACGGAGGGGTCGGCCTGGAGCTTGGCCTGCAGGGCGGACTGGACGGACGGCATGTTGGTGCCCTCGACGTACAGGTTCTCCATGGTGCCGCCGGACTCGCCGAAGGTCTTCTTCGCTCCGGCGCAGCGCTGCTCGTGGCCGACGTTGCCCTGCTCGTGCAGGACGCAGACGGCCTTCTTGCGGCCGCGCTTGCCCAGCTCGGTGCCGACCGCCTCGCCGGCGATCTCCTCGTCCTGGCCGATGTGGGTGAGCGCCCCGTACGCGGCGGACTGGGCGGATCCGGAGTTGACCGTGATCACCGGGATGCCGGCCTTGACGGCCTTGGCGAGGACGTCCTTGAGCGCCTCGGGCTTGGCGAGGGAGACGATCAGCCCGTCGACCTTCTGGTCGATGGCGTTCTGGACGAACTGGGCCTGCTGCTGTGCCTGGTCGTCGTGGGCGTAGACGAAGTTGATGTTGTCCTTCGCCGCGGCCTCCTTGGCGCCCTTCTGCACGATGTCCCAGAAGGTGTCGCCGTCTCCCGCGTGGGTGACCATCGCGAAGGTCCAGCGCGGAGTGGAAACGGCGGGCCGGCCCGCCGCCTCGGCCTTCGCACGGTCCTCGGCGCGCTTGCCGCCCGTACTGCTGCAGCCCACGAGGGAGGCACCCAGTACCGCCGCGAGCACCGCGCCCACGAGGCGTACCCCTGTCCGAACCCTAGCCACGTCTGCCCGTGCCTTTCGTCAAAACGGTCATATGTTTCAAGCCGCAGCCGCCCAGTATCCGTCACAGTGCACCATGCAAGGTCATCGGGGCCATTGCGGACCGTGCCGGACACAGCGGGACAGATTGACAGCTCCCCCGGACGGGGCCACGTTGAGTGCATGCGCATCGGGCTCATAGGAACGGGCCGGATCGGTTCCTTCCACGCGGCGGCACTGGCACGCCAGGCGGACGCGGGATCGCTCCTGCTCGCCGACGCCGACCCCGCGCGGGCGGTGCGCCTCGCCGACCGGCTCGGGGCCACCGCCGCGCCCACCGTCGAGCAGATCTTCACCTGGGGCGTGGACGCGCTGGTGGTGGCCTGCGCCACCGAGGGGCACGCGGACCTGGTCGTACGGGCGGTCCGCGGCGGGCTGCCGGTGTTCTGCGAGAAGCCGGTGGCCCCGGACCTGGACCGCACCCTGGCGGTGCTGCGCGAGGTGGCGGCGGTCGGCGGGGTGCTCCAGCTCGGGTTCATGCGCCGCTTCGACGCGGGCTACACGACGGCGCGCGAGCTGGTCCGCTCCGGGGCCCTGGGCCGGCTGCACACCGTACGGACCACGACCGCGGATCCCTCGCCGCCGACCGCCGAGTACCTGCGGACCTCGGGCGGGCTGTACCGGGACTGCCTGGTGCACGACTTCGACATGGTCCGCTGGGTGACGGGGCACGAGGTGAGCGAGGTGTACGCGACCGGGTCGGACGCGGGGCCGGCGCGGTTCCGGGAGGCCGGAGACGTGGATACCGCCGCGGCCGTCCTCACCCTGGACGACGGGACGCTGGTCTCCAGTACCGGCACGCGGTGCAACGGCGCCGGGTACGACGTGCGGATGGAGCTGGCCGGGGAGCTGGACCAGGTCTCCACCGGGCTGGACGACCGTACGCCGATCGCCTCCACCGAACCGCATGGCCCGCCCCCGGCGACCAAACCGTGGCCGGGGTTCCTGGAACGGTTCGCTCCCGCCTACGAGGCCGAGCTGGAGGCCTTCGTCCGGCTGGTGCGGGGCGAGGGCCCCAACCCGTGCGACGGCGTCGAGGCGCTCGCCGCGTTCCGGGTGGCGGAGGCCTGCGAGCTCTCGCGGCGCGAGCGGCGCCCGGTGGCCATGGAGGAGCTCGCGGATCTCTGAGGCCGGTGGGCGGGTACCGGGGGGCCGTGAGCGGGCCGTCCGTGAGTCCGCCCGTAAGTCCGTCCGTAAGTCCGTCCGTAAGTCCGCCCGCGGGTCGGCCGTCCGTGGGCGGGCCGTCCGTAAGCCGCTCGTCCCGCCCGTTGCTCCCGTCCCGTGCACGCCTGCTACCAGCGCACCGGGTGGCGGGTGGTCCCCCGGACCAGGGTCCCGGGCGCCCATTCCAGGACGGCCGGCTCCTCCCGGAGGTGCGGGAAGCGCTCCACCAGGGAGCGGATCGCGATCCGGCCCTCCAGCCGGCCGAGCGGGGCGGCGACGCAGTGGTGGATGCCGTGTCCGAAGGCGATGTGCCCGCCGCGGGCGGGGCGGCGGATGTCGAAGGCCTCGGGGCGTTCGAAGCGGGCGGGGTCCCGGTCCGCCGCGGCGAGGCAGACGAGGACGGCGGAGCCCGCCTCGATGAAGGTGTCGCCGATCTCCAGGTCCGTGCCGGCGAAGCGGAACGTGGCCGTCTCCACCGGGCCGTCGTAGCGCAGGATCTCCTCGACGGCGCCGTCGATCAGTCCGCCGGGGTCGGCGCGCAGGGCGGCGAGCTGGTCGGGGTGGGTGAGCAGCGCCCGCATCCCGTTGGAGATCAGGTGCACGGTGGTCTCGTGCCCGCCGACCATCATCAGGACGGCCATGGCGACCAGCTCCTGCCGGGAGAGCCGGTCTCCCCCGTCCAGCCGGCTGGTCACCCAGTCGCTGAGCAGGTCCTCGCCGGGACGGGCCATCCTGGCGTCGACGAGCTCGGCCGTGTAGGCGGTCATGGCGCGCACGGCCGCGTTCTCGGCCTCGACCCCGGTGGGAGAGACCATCTCGGTGATCCAGCCGTGGAAGGCGCCGCGGTCGGCCTCCGGAACCCCGAGGAGCTCGCAGATCACGGTCATGGGCAGCGGCTGGGCGAAGGCCTCGATCAGGTCGGCGCGGCGCCCGGGGAGGGCCTCCATGCCGTCGAGCAGTCCGTCGACGATCTCCTGGATGCGCGGGCGCAGTCCCTCGATCCGGCCGGGGGCGAAGGAGCGGGAGACGTGCCGGCGCAGCCGGGTGTGGTCGGGCGGGTCGGCGCGCATCATGTTGGCGCTGGCCTCGGTCTGCTCCCGGTCCGTGTAGAGCCCGGAGGTCAGCCAGTTCTTGGACACCGCGGGGTGGGTGAGGGCCTGGCGGGCCTCCTGGTGGCCGACGATCAGCCAGACCTCCTGGCCGTCCGCCGCCTTCACCCGGTGGACGGGCCCCTCCGCACGCAGGCGCGCGTAGTGGGGGTACGGGTTTTCGTTGAAGTCTTCGGCGATCGTACTGAGGTCCAGAACGGGCATGTGGCCACCCTAGAGGGGGAGTTGATCGCTCCGGGGTGCCTTTCGGCCATTCGTTCAGCCAGCCGCGCGCCGCCCCCAGGCGGTGCCCGCGAGCACCAGCGCGCCCCCCGCGAATCCGGCTGCGCCGAGCCGCTCGCCGCCGATGGCGATGCCCGCAGCCGCGGCCCACAGCGGTTCGGTGCCGAGCAGCAGGCTGACGCGCGAGGGGGAGGTGCGGCGGACGGCCCACATCTGCACGAAGAAGGCGAACAGGGTGCAGAAGACGGAGAGGAAGGCGAGCCCGGCCCACTCGGCCGCGCCGAAGTCGGCGGCGGCCGCCCAGGGGCTGGCACCGGTGCCGGGCAGCAGGGCCAGTACGGCGAACACGGCGACGGCGGTTCCGAGCTGGACGGTGGTCAGGGAGAGCGAGTCGGCTTCCTGCACGGCCTTGATCCGGGACATGAGCAGGACGTGCGCCGTCCGGGCGAGCGCGGCGCCGAGGATGAGGAGGTCGCCGAGGCTCGGGGTGGTGAAGCCCGCCCCCTGGGTGAGCAGCACGACCCCGCAGACGGAGACGGCCGCGGCGCCGAGGAAGGCGGGCGACGGGGCTCGGCGCCGGACGGCCGACTCGGCGAGCGGGGTGAAGATCATCGTCAGGCTGATGATCAGCCCGGCGTTGGTGGCGGAGGTGTGGACGACCCCGTAGGTCTCCAGCAGGAAGATGCCGCCGAGTACGAGTCCCAGCACCCCGGCGCCGCGCAGCTGGGCGGGGGTGAGCGCGCGCAGCTTCCGCCGGCCGGCGACGGCCAGGACGGGCAGGACCAGCGCGAAGCGCAGGACGAGCACCGCGATCACGGTGTGCGTGGTGGTGACGCCCTTGGCGGCGAGGTAGCTGCCGCCCCAGACGACGGCGACGAGCAGGACCGGCAGATCCGCGAGCCAGGCCCTGCGGGGGGCGGCGACGGGAGCGGGGGCGGCGATGGTGGACACCGGTTCTCCAACGGCAGAAGGCAGGTGGAGACTTCGGCGGCTCGCACGGGACCCGCCCAAGCTACCCGAGCATGATCGGCCGGTCGAGCCTTTTGGTCCCGCACCGCCGCCCCCGCCCCGGGGTCACTCGAAGGTGCCGAACACCGCGCGCCCCGTCGGCCGGTAGGTGTGGATGGCCGTGCCGGCCGAGGTGGTGCGGGAGCCCGTCAGCTCGAAGGCCGTCGGCAGCCCGCCCGTCGGGAACAGCCGCCGTCCGCCGCCCAGGAAGACGGGGAAGACCAGCAGGTTCAGCTCGTCCACCAGGTCCCGCGCCAGCAGCCACTGCGCCAGCGCGCCGCTGCCGTGCACCTGCAGCTCCCCCTCGGTCGCGTCCTTGGCCCGTACGACCTCGCTCTGCAGCTGCTCCCCGTCGATCACGGTGGCCGGGCCCCAGGCCGGCTCCTTGAGCGTGGTCGAGGCGACGTACTTGGGCAGCCGGTTCAGCCTGCTCGCGACCGGGTCGGCGGGGTCGTCGTGCTGCGGCCAGTACGAGGCGAAGATCTCGTAGGTCCGGCGGCCGAGCAGGAAGGCCCCGGCCCGGTCGAAGACCTCGGTGATGAACTCCCCCATGCCTTCGTCGGCGAAGGGCACGAGCCACCCGCCGTACGCGAACCCGCCGCTCGGGTCCTCCTCCGGGCCCCCCGGGGCCTGCATCACGCCGTCGAGGGTCAGGAAGGTGGTGAGGGTCAGCTTTCCCATGGCACTGCGCTCCTTGGCTCCGGTACGTCCACTGTCACGGGTTCAGACTCCCGGGCCGCCGGGAACTCATCGCTCCGGCGCGCGCGAACGCGATGTCCGTTTCCCGCCAGCGGCGTTGCTCCCCCGGCGATTTCATTGAACTCGCAACCAACTGACGCGGGAGGAACACCATGAACGGCAACGCAGTGGCCCTGGTGACGGGTGGCAGCAGGGGAATCGGCGCGGCGACCGCGCTGCGGCTGGCCCGGGACGGGGCCGACGTGGCCCTCACCTACGTGGACGACGCGGAGGCGGCCCGGGCGGTCGTCGGGAAGATCGAGGCGCTCGGCCGGCGCGGCCTGGTCCTGCGCGCCGACGCGCGCGACGCGGAGCGGGCCGCCGGGGCGGTGGAGGAGACGGTACGGAGCCTCGGCCGGCTCGACGTCCTGGTCAACAACGCCGGGGTCGGCGTGCTCGGACCCCTGGAGGGGCTCACCCTCGCGGAGGTGGACCGGGTCCTCTCGGTCAACGTCCGGGGCGTGTTCCTGGCGTGCCGGGCCGCGGCCGGCCGGATGGGCCGGGGCGGGCGGATCATCACCATCGGCAGCTGCATGACCCAGCGGGTGCCGGGCCCGGGCGGCACCCTGTACGCGATGAGCAAGGCGGCGCTGACCGGCCTGACCAAGGCCCTCTCGCGGGAGCTCGGCGAGCGCGGGATCACCGCGAACCTGGTCCACCCCGGCCCGGTGGACACGGACATGAACCCGGCGGACGGCCCCTACGCCGCTGCGCAGTCGGCCGTGACGGCGCTGGGCCGCTTCGGCACCCCGGAGGAGGTGGCCGCCATGGTCTCCTTCCTCGCCGGCCCGGACTCCGCGTACGTCACGGGCGCCGAGTTCTCGGTGGACGGGGGGTACGCGGCGTAGGCCGTCAGGGCTGTCGGGCCCCTCAGGCCGTCAGGCCGACCGGAGCCGTCAGGGCAGCCAGCGGCCGGCCTTCATCAGGTCGCGGCCGGCGATCTCGTCGGCCTCGCGCCAGGCCTGGATCCACACGGGCGTGACCCGGAAGTACGGATAGGGCGTCTTGAGGCCGCTCGGGTCGAAGCCCGAGTGCGCCGCGAAGGCCTCGATCTCGCCGGGCGCGAGCTCCGCCGCCTCCAGCCGGGTCACGGCGCCCTCGACGAGGACCACGTCGCGGGTCGTGCCGAAGGCCAGCCGGGCACGGCCGCTCGCCGCGAGGTTGCGTCCGGTGGGCAGGGTGCGTCCCGTCGACAGCAGGAAGGTCTCCCCGTCCCACCGGAAGGAGAGCGGCACGAGGGTGGCGACGCCTTGGGCGTCCGCGGTGGCGACCCAGACGTCGACGTCGCTCTCGAACCGGGCCAGCGCGTCCGTGCGCCGCTGCTCCGTCGTACGTGGCGTGCTCTGCTCCATCGTGGCCCCCCTGGGTGTCCGCCGTTGGCGGCAGGCTAGCGGGCCCGCCCCGTCCGCACACCCGGCGGGGGGGGCAACACCCCTGCCCCGCAAGGCCGTACGCGCAAAGCCCGCAGGGGCGCACCGTCGAAACGGTGCGCCCCTGCGGGGTGTTCGCGCATGCCCCGGGGGTGTCGGCCCCCGGGGCGGTCACGAGGGTGGCGTCAGCCGCCCAGCTCCTGGTGACGGGCGGTGTGCGCGGCGGTGCCGGCCTCCGTCAGCGCGCCGAAGAGGCGCAGGCGGGAGAAGCCGCCGTCCGGGAAGATGTCGATGCGCACGTGCGTGCCGACCGCCGGGGCGTCGAGCACGAAGCGGTGGTTGGTGTCGGGCTGCAGGCGGGTGCGCGGCAGGAACTCGGCCCACTCGCCCTCCTCGCCCGTCTTGATCGACAGCGAGGCCCAGCCGGCCGAGTTGCCCTTGAGGTACGCGGTGTCGATCTCGACGGCGCGGATCTCGGACTCGGCGACGAGCTGGTAGCGGATCCAGTCGTTGCCGTTGTCGCGGCGACGGGCGGTCTCCCAGCCGTCGTCCATCTTGCGGGAGCGGCCCGGGTTGATGGTGTTGGTCGGCGGGGAGTAGAAGCGGTTGGAGGCGTCCTGGACGGATCCGCCGTTCTCCAGGGCCACCACGTCGAAGGAGCCGAGCGCCTCGAGCCACTTCGGGTCGGGCACGACCTCGCCGTAGACGCGCAGGCGGGCGATGCCGCCGTCGGGGTGCTGGTTCACGCGCAGGTGCGTGAAGCGCTGCTCGACGTCGATCTCGAAGCCGTTGGCCGCGTGGCCGCCGACGGGGGTGCGGGCGACGATGGTCGTCCACTTGATGTCGTCGCCCTGGAGCTCCGCCGGGGTCGGCGCGAGGGCGCCTTCCCAGTTGGTGGCCTCGACGGAGACGGCCTGCGGCATGTTGCCGCGGAAGTGGGCGGTGTCGACGACGATGCCGCGGATGACGCCGGGGGCGCCCAGGCGGACGAGCGCCCAGTCGTGGTCCTCGGGGGTCGGCCAGGGCTGGGTGGCGGAGATGCCGCGGCGGCGGCGGGTCTCCCAGCCGTCCATGACCTTGCCCTTGTGACCGAAGTCCTCGGGGTCGAAGTGCGCGGCCTCGGAGATCAGCAGGTTCTCGCGCTGGGCGAAGAACTCGTCGTTGGCCTCGATGACACCGGCGCCGAGCTCACGGGCGGCGAGGTTCGCGTACTGGGTGAACGGGAAGTCCGCGCTGCGGTAGTCCGCGTACGGGTCGCCGCCTCCGTACGGGTTCGCGTTGCCGGTGAAGGATTCAATCGCCACTGTCAGTTCTGCCTTTCAAGGAGTCGGCCGGTGGGCTCGGACGGGGTGCCGTGGTCGGCGATCTGCGCTCCGCGGAGCCAGGTGGACTTCACGACGCCGTGCAGGGTCTTGCCCGCGTACGCCGTGACCTGGTTGCGGTGGTGCAGGTGGGCCGGGTCCACGGTGAAGGTCTCTTCGGGGGCCAGGACGGCGAAGTCGGCGTCGCGGCCGGCCTCGATGGCACCCTTGCTCGCCAGACCGGCGAGTGCGGCCGGGGCGGCGGACATCCAGCGGACGACGTCCTCGAGGGTGCGGCCGCGCTTCTTCGCCTCGGTCCAGATGGCCGGAAGGCCCAGCTGGAGGGAGGAGATGCCGCCCCACGCGGTGGCGAAGTCGCCGGTCTTGAGGTCCGCGGTGGAGGGGGAGTGGTCGGAGACGATGCAGTCGATCGTGCCGTCGGCGAGCGCGTCCCACAGGACGTCCTGGTTGGCGGACTCGCGGATG is a window encoding:
- a CDS encoding SDR family NAD(P)-dependent oxidoreductase, which produces MNGNAVALVTGGSRGIGAATALRLARDGADVALTYVDDAEAARAVVGKIEALGRRGLVLRADARDAERAAGAVEETVRSLGRLDVLVNNAGVGVLGPLEGLTLAEVDRVLSVNVRGVFLACRAAAGRMGRGGRIITIGSCMTQRVPGPGGTLYAMSKAALTGLTKALSRELGERGITANLVHPGPVDTDMNPADGPYAAAQSAVTALGRFGTPEEVAAMVSFLAGPDSAYVTGAEFSVDGGYAA
- a CDS encoding ATP-binding cassette domain-containing protein, whose translation is MSETAPALVKLTEVSKYYGNIRALQDVSLEVSAGEITCVLGDNGAGKSTLIKIIAGLHRHDAGTFEIEGEETVLANPRAALDRGIATVYQDLAVVPLMPVWRNFFLGSEPTKGRGPFRRLDVELMRRTTRAELLRMGIDLRDVDQPIGTLSGGERQCVAIARAVHFGAKVLVLDEPTAALGVKQSGVVLKYVAAARDAGLGVVLITHNPHHAHLVGDRFVLLKRGTMAGSHTRDSITLDELTRQMAGGSELDELSHELERVAESGPDSATASPSATPSDQASGPTAGPAAP
- a CDS encoding ABC transporter permease; translated protein: MSTATGTRAPAPSPSPRDERLAPTSLLRRLLGRPELGAVVGAAAVFVFFSFAADSFLRASSLSTILYSASTIGIMAVPVALLMIGGEFDLSAGVMVTSSALLSSMFSYQMTANVWVGVLVSLLVTLGIGFFNGFMLTRTKLPSFIITLGTFLMLTGLNLGFTKLISGSVSTKTIADMEGFSSARALFASQWTFGSVTLKVTILWWLLLVAVATWILLRTRAGNWIFAVGGGADAARATGVPVVKTRIGLYMGVALCAWISGQHILFSFDVVQSGEGVGNEFLYIIAAVIGGCLMTGGYGSAIGSAVGAFIFGMTSNGIVYAQWNPDWFKFFLGAMLLLATLLNAWVRKRAEAK
- a CDS encoding DMT family transporter, yielding MSTIAAPAPVAAPRRAWLADLPVLLVAVVWGGSYLAAKGVTTTHTVIAVLVLRFALVLPVLAVAGRRKLRALTPAQLRGAGVLGLVLGGIFLLETYGVVHTSATNAGLIISLTMIFTPLAESAVRRRAPSPAFLGAAAVSVCGVVLLTQGAGFTTPSLGDLLILGAALARTAHVLLMSRIKAVQEADSLSLTTVQLGTAVAVFAVLALLPGTGASPWAAAADFGAAEWAGLAFLSVFCTLFAFFVQMWAVRRTSPSRVSLLLGTEPLWAAAAGIAIGGERLGAAGFAGGALVLAGTAWGRRAAG
- a CDS encoding sugar ABC transporter substrate-binding protein; this translates as MARVRTGVRLVGAVLAAVLGASLVGCSSTGGKRAEDRAKAEAAGRPAVSTPRWTFAMVTHAGDGDTFWDIVQKGAKEAAAKDNINFVYAHDDQAQQQAQFVQNAIDQKVDGLIVSLAKPEALKDVLAKAVKAGIPVITVNSGSAQSAAYGALTHIGQDEEIAGEAVGTELGKRGRKKAVCVLHEQGNVGHEQRCAGAKKTFGESGGTMENLYVEGTNMPSVQSALQAKLQADPSVDAILTLGAPFAPTAVKAKDAAGSKAEVDTFDLNASVARDLKSGALGFAVDQQPYLQGYEAVDLLWLYRYNADVLGGGRPVLTGPQIVTGAEAATLEKFINRGSR
- a CDS encoding Gfo/Idh/MocA family oxidoreductase → MRIGLIGTGRIGSFHAAALARQADAGSLLLADADPARAVRLADRLGATAAPTVEQIFTWGVDALVVACATEGHADLVVRAVRGGLPVFCEKPVAPDLDRTLAVLREVAAVGGVLQLGFMRRFDAGYTTARELVRSGALGRLHTVRTTTADPSPPTAEYLRTSGGLYRDCLVHDFDMVRWVTGHEVSEVYATGSDAGPARFREAGDVDTAAAVLTLDDGTLVSSTGTRCNGAGYDVRMELAGELDQVSTGLDDRTPIASTEPHGPPPATKPWPGFLERFAPAYEAELEAFVRLVRGEGPNPCDGVEALAAFRVAEACELSRRERRPVAMEELADL
- a CDS encoding dihydrofolate reductase family protein, which encodes MGKLTLTTFLTLDGVMQAPGGPEEDPSGGFAYGGWLVPFADEGMGEFITEVFDRAGAFLLGRRTYEIFASYWPQHDDPADPVASRLNRLPKYVASTTLKEPAWGPATVIDGEQLQSEVVRAKDATEGELQVHGSGALAQWLLARDLVDELNLLVFPVFLGGGRRLFPTGGLPTAFELTGSRTTSAGTAIHTYRPTGRAVFGTFE
- the alc gene encoding allantoicase, coding for MAIESFTGNANPYGGGDPYADYRSADFPFTQYANLAARELGAGVIEANDEFFAQRENLLISEAAHFDPEDFGHKGKVMDGWETRRRRGISATQPWPTPEDHDWALVRLGAPGVIRGIVVDTAHFRGNMPQAVSVEATNWEGALAPTPAELQGDDIKWTTIVARTPVGGHAANGFEIDVEQRFTHLRVNQHPDGGIARLRVYGEVVPDPKWLEALGSFDVVALENGGSVQDASNRFYSPPTNTINPGRSRKMDDGWETARRRDNGNDWIRYQLVAESEIRAVEIDTAYLKGNSAGWASLSIKTGEEGEWAEFLPRTRLQPDTNHRFVLDAPAVGTHVRIDIFPDGGFSRLRLFGALTEAGTAAHTARHQELGG
- a CDS encoding pyridoxamine 5'-phosphate oxidase family protein yields the protein MEQSTPRTTEQRRTDALARFESDVDVWVATADAQGVATLVPLSFRWDGETFLLSTGRTLPTGRNLAASGRARLAFGTTRDVVLVEGAVTRLEAAELAPGEIEAFAAHSGFDPSGLKTPYPYFRVTPVWIQAWREADEIAGRDLMKAGRWLP
- a CDS encoding cytochrome P450, which gives rise to MPVLDLSTIAEDFNENPYPHYARLRAEGPVHRVKAADGQEVWLIVGHQEARQALTHPAVSKNWLTSGLYTDREQTEASANMMRADPPDHTRLRRHVSRSFAPGRIEGLRPRIQEIVDGLLDGMEALPGRRADLIEAFAQPLPMTVICELLGVPEADRGAFHGWITEMVSPTGVEAENAAVRAMTAYTAELVDARMARPGEDLLSDWVTSRLDGGDRLSRQELVAMAVLMMVGGHETTVHLISNGMRALLTHPDQLAALRADPGGLIDGAVEEILRYDGPVETATFRFAGTDLEIGDTFIEAGSAVLVCLAAADRDPARFERPEAFDIRRPARGGHIAFGHGIHHCVAAPLGRLEGRIAIRSLVERFPHLREEPAVLEWAPGTLVRGTTRHPVRW